A region from the Acipenser ruthenus chromosome 56, fAciRut3.2 maternal haplotype, whole genome shotgun sequence genome encodes:
- the LOC117404167 gene encoding myoD family inhibitor: MSERVAGIVDSGKAGDTEATGPSEVDANNGTSHAETEPHGQNGCPSTSERSLAGNDISTNENKQLLPSPSRDARPAHNTGQAFALPQSESPPPYANGHSHSRGVSSGDPPICTPPQLRPAPLVPVRSLQKHHSGNGKRLTTSSYKSQHSIKSTASEIQQAAGQDRCVHCILACLFCEFLSLCSLLVECVACGQGCGEACCCGGGAEACCWGGEGSCVAGVDCGLLEDCCESSDCLEICFECCSICFPA; the protein is encoded by the exons ATGTCTGAGCGTGTGGCAGGCATTGTGGACTCAGGGAAGGCCGGGGATACAGAGGCCACCGGCCCGAGCGAAGTCGACGCTAACAACGGGACGTCACACGCAG AGACGGAACCCCACGGACAAAATGGCTGCCCGTCGACCAGCGAGCGTTCGCTAGCGGGAAACGACATCTCCACCAATGAGAAcaagcagctcctcccctcccccagcCGCGACGCAAGACCCGCCCACAACACTGGACAAG CCTTCGCCCTACCTCAGTCTGAATCCCCGCCCCCTTATGCGAACGGCCACTCCCACTCGAGGGGCGTGTCCAGCGGAGACCCGCCCATCTGCACGCCCCCTCAGCTTCGCCCCGCCCCCCTGGTTCCCGTCAGAAGCCTCCAAAAGCATCACTCTGGCAACGGGAAGCGTCTGACTACCTCCAGCTACAAAAGCCAGCATAGCATCAAATCCACCGCCTCTGAGATACAGCAGGCAGCCGGACAAG ACCGCTGTGTGCACTGCATCCTGGCCTGCCTGTTCTGTGAGTTCTTGTCTCTCTGCTCCCTATTGGTGGAATGCGTGGCGTGTGGGCAGGGCTGTGGGGAGGCCTGCTGCTGTGGGGGCGGGGCCGAGGCCTGCTGCTGGGGCGGGGAGGGCAGCTGCGTGGCCGGCGTGGACTGTGGGCTGCTGGAGGACTGCTGTGAGTCCTCCGACTGTCTGGAGATCTGCTTCGAATGCTGTTCCATTTGCTTCCCAGCCTAG